The sequence AAAAAGATTCTGAAAGAATGTTAGAGCGGGGAACACGAAAAGTGTTTTCGGAAGACGATTGATAATTAAGAAGTTTTGAAAAACATTGTCAGCCATCTAATCGTTATCATTTTCTTTTACTTACCGAGCACCACCGATAAAATTGACCATCTTTGGTATGTTGAATTCATAGTTATAATCTTCAGCCGTCCCATCGGTCATCTCTACTCTTGCTCTCACTCTGCCCTTTTCAAATATAATTTCTGCAATTCTAATGCGTGACTGATAGTAAGCGATTCTCTTGCCTGCCTGAGTCAATCGCTTTTCTACGCAAACAATAAAACCTGCCTTTTCAAGTGCATGTATTTTCCTATAACACGCAGCGATGGGAATGCCCAGCGACTCGCTGAGTTCAACAGCACTCCGCGGTCTTGACATCGTGCCAAGCAGTATCTTAGCGCAGTACTCCTCAGTTAGCAAACGAGAAGTTTCAAGTGCATGCATATTCTCACAAATGAGAAGGACGACGAGATCGATATTTAAATTATCTTTTGTGATTATCAGTTTTGATTCTCTCGATCGGCCGCGAGATTGTGTTAGCCAGTCTAATACTTGGCATTCGCCTTGCTCGCGTTCTTCTCATCAAATCATCAAATGATTAATCTCCTTTTCTGTATTTTCAACAAAGTCTTGATTTCAAGTATGATCGCAAATTCTAGAGGTAAATTCATCCCCCCTTTCTATATCATTTCCAGTTTTCATCGTTTTAATTTTAGTAATCTTTTAGATAATGGAAATATTTATATATGGTACTGCATCTAAAAACTTTACAAAAGGGGGTTGAATAGTGTCCTGCGGAAAGTGTGGATCAAAGAAGGGAGGAACAAAGAAAGAGGAGAAAAAGGGACAGAAGAAGAAAGCTACGAAGAAGTAATAAAGTGGGTGGTACATCACCGACCATAAAATTCAGTGAGAGCGTTCGGACGCTTTATT is a genomic window of Methanomassiliicoccales archaeon containing:
- a CDS encoding helix-turn-helix domain-containing protein — protein: MHALETSRLLTEEYCAKILLGTMSRPRSAVELSESLGIPIAACYRKIHALEKAGFIVCVEKRLTQAGKRIAYYQSRIRIAEIIFEKGRVRARVEMTDGTAEDYNYEFNIPKMVNFIGGAR